tgaatctgggattcaaactaaTTTACATGGAAGAAGGGCAGTACCCATTGACCTGAATCGTCCCACGTATCAACCAATCAGTTGACTCCTTTGCCAACAAACCACAGTCATTACTTTCTTTAAAGACCTCTTGACGACAGGACTGAACATGTTATTCACTGTCTGATCTGCACGGACAAACTAAGCCCATATTTAAATACCCCAGTCTGTTTGAAAGAGCTATTCCTAATTTACTTTGTGTCAGCTACACGTGTTCTTCTCAGAACAGACATGATCATGTGGTACAGCAAAATCAAGATGGTTTGGTTTATTGTACATAAGACCTCTGGCCCGTATATATAGTGTATAATGACAGGCAAAGTATGGACATTGCAAGTAGTGGAAAGCATAACATTGTGAAATTTGTTGACAGGAGAAATATGTTCCTTAATGACAGCAAATATGTAAAAACAGGTCTAAGTTTTTACATGGACAGATTGGTCTTCTGATGGTAAAATTCTCATAAGTGTTTCCCTTGTAGGGTGACCCAAATATTACTGTGGAAAATACTTTAAGTCAACATAAGTATTACTATAAATAATACGCATACTAAACATTATTCTCATCAGATACAAATCTTCCATAGCAACCATCTAAGAGGCGAGATCCATGGATTTGTAATCCGATGTCACCTTTTTGTGTAGCAAACCAGCTTCATTTCTGTTCCACGTCAGTTCAGAAATGTTGATCTTAGCTAAAGTAAATGCACACCAAATGACCACAAAATGCTGTTGACAGTAAATGGTATATACacgtttttttcagaatttagaAGGTTTGtttatgacaaaatgcagaGGGAATTATTTTGGACAAAATAAATAATACTTTTCAAGCTTGtaaacatttttcataatgACTCTTCATTCACATCGTCTATAAGCTGGACATGAAAAACAATGATTTAATGCCTAAATGCAAGAGTACGCTCAACACTGTAGAGAATGAAAGCAAAAGCCATGGGTGATACATGCTGATGTCAGATCTAAGTGATAACTATTGGATAAAGCCATGTAATAACACTGTGACAAATATTGTGATGTAGATACAACTTAACTCAGGAAACCAATGGCTAGTCATGAAGAGTTTCCAAGTAAGTAACTGTTATACAATGGTGGGATGTTCTCATGATAATTTCAGTAGAGGTATGACAAGTATCTTATGTCCTAGAGCAATGCTAATGCCTGGGCTGATTGAAGAATCACATGGTGTACTTTATGTCAGCTTTGTGGAAGGAAGAACACTTCCCATTGAACATCTGAATATTCACAACTACCTCTATACACAAAATCCCTTCTCTAGGACTTGGTACAGTAAATGTGCCAAAAAAAGCAAATGGATCGATCTTTCATGTGTTTCAAGGCTATGACGAAGCTGTTTCCAAGACGACATGAGCTGCTCCCCTATAGGACTAATAAAGAAGATGAGGGAGTTTGTCCTCTAGTACTTTCAGCATTATGTCACGTATTGTATTCATCTGGGAACTCAACCCAGGTACTCCGCGTGACAAATGAACACCTAACCACCTGCCTATTCCCTCTGTTATAGTGTTATAGTACAGGATTTGGCACTCCATTTTTCAatagcagagatgccaaccctgaaTCGGATGAAAGAGGAGTCATCTCTGACTGGAATTCAGACCCAAACACACACAAGCTGCCAGTTGGGGGTGAACACATGGTCAGATCTGCCACTTTGTTTCACATATGTATGTGCTGTGACATACATTTGGAGAAAATTTGTCACCAATAACAGCAATGTACACAATCGAAATCCAAAAGATCACACACTGTTTCCGAATGCTTTTACAGGTATCAACTCAAATAAATCACCTGTGACTTAAGAAATTGTAtacttaaaaaatatatttcagaacttttttatcaaaaacaaaatTGCTTTTTTAAATAGACAAATCAGAGAGCAGATTTCATATTTGAAAATCAGAATAACTCCGCCAAATCAGAGTGGTTGGCATCGCCTGCAATagatatgaaaaatatatgacCAAATAAATACAGCATTGACCTTCCCTGTAGGGGAACCAGTACAATGTGGCACCCTTGAAACTGGTTACAAATGACAAGGTGACTCACTGAGAGTGTTGCCATGAATGTAGATGAAGTTGTACTACATTACTAGAGTATAGCCAACATGGACTCCTTGCATCTTACACTGACCACTACCATAGAAATACTTtgacaaaatactgaaaatgacaGATCTACCGGTATTGAAAAACGAAACATTAGATTAACCAAGATATGATGATTAAGTTGCATATATTCTGACAAAGGTGTACcaaccacacacaccatatTAGTCTCTTGCTAACTGCAATTGTCTGCCCATTTTGCTTCaagaaacattaacatcaagtagGTGAGAGTTAACAATCCAACAGAAATATTTTCCATCTGTGCCCCACACCAAGTATTTACAACTTAAAAAGTGTGAGTACTTGGTTACCACAACAAATAACACATTGCAAACAATGGTCGGAAATAGAGTCgatcaaaaacaaacatttacctatatatacatgaaatataacGTGACGACCATTATTAACACTAAAACAATAACATGCATAAGTTTTAAAGTAATTTTCTTGTATAAAATAGTCACCTCTGTGATACAACTTGATCATTGTGATAAGCACATGGATGAAAAGTGAACGAGGTTTCATGCCTCACAGTGACACTGCATGATATACATATTAGCACTTCCATATTGACAATGTAGGATTATGTGCAACATTACCTTGTCTTCACGATCAATTGCAGCATAGACGAGGATAGTATCACAAGAGTTGACTCCCCAGCCCAAAGTTCAGAAATAGTCTCACTTGTGCAAGCAAGCCTGATTCAAATTATCTCTTTTGAGACTTGTGTGAAACCACCAAACTATAAACAGAATGAAATCTCTGCTTTCCTGAACTTGGAGCTGGTAGGGGAAGGTTTTATGCCATATTTACTAACATTGCATCAGCTAAATGTCTGCAGACACAGAGCCCAGTCTTCAACCGTTGTATGTAGGGTTCAGCACTCAGAACATCAGTGTGATCACTGAGCTAACAATTAATGTGTGGAGCCTAGCACAACATCAGTTCACATTGACCATAACATTCTGCTGGTTCCGACTTGGAACCCTATTTGTTGGTCTATAGTAGTGTTAGGAATTGGTTGAAACCTCACAAATGATGACTGCTTCATTACCAAAAAACAATCATCAAAAGATACATGGTTAGCgtaatttttcagattttcctatctACGTTGTTACTGCAGATAAAAataacatgatgcaacttgatattttaatgtgatgactgatatatcatgaacataaacttcctggagtcttcaagaaaaaATTCAATAATAACTTTTCAGTTAGCAAAaagattttttaaagaaataaacacattttcaggccctgacaacttctaagatatgttccatcgtcaagtgtttcaaacacgaAAACAGTAGATCCAAAATGGTTTATGTTTgattatgaaaaaatgttatcGGTTGCTAGGTTGTTTCGTGACTGCAACCAATctgcaattatttcaattaactgAAACACCACTAATCTATAACTCTACTTGACATCACTACCTTTATACTACTGAATATCAGGTCAATCCCAATGTGTTTGTTGCCTCGGTTACATGTATCAGGTAGTCGTTTATCATGTCCCTAGTTTAGAGTGTGAAGTGTCGGTATAATCAATTTATATTACACTTGTTTGTGCTGATTAATGTCCACGGAAGCTTCATAAAAGATAAGATGTGTATCGTGTGAGATACTCATCAACTTGTGCCAGGTACAGCTGGATGTACATCACAGCTATGGTATCTGTGTACTAATGTTGTTCAGTCTCCGGGTAGTTGTATGTTGAGTATAAAGTCTTTCCTCAAGAAGTCTTCATGGTTCTTTTGTCAGCCATTCCTTTCCACATACCCACCATCTCCACACCCACATCTGTTGAGAAGTTGCCCACATGGTTCTGTTTCGTAAAACTCCTCACAGCTTTGGATAACAGATGGCGGACTTCCACAGCACTTTTCACATCTTTGTTCTGTGCCTTGATAACAAGATTAACAACATCCTACGAGGTGCTCAGAGACTGGGAATTGTATCTATGTCACCTGTATCTGTCACACTGTTCTCGTTTAAACTATATGTCACTTTATACTTTAACCGGATCTTTTCCTGGAAGAGAGTAATGAAGATGATTTAGTTTCACATATAGTCCAGCCACAGACATGTCACTGCACCTCAACCTGTGAAACTTACAATAAAACAACACTGAGGAGGTTTGAACATCGCATTTATATTAAAAGAATATTTGTTTTGGAATATACCTAATTCTATACAATATTTGCAGATGCCTCAGTGAGAAACCACTTACTAAAAAATTGCATATTCACTTGGGCATTGACttcaaatgaaataattcaaggaaaatagtattgcaatagtcACAATTAGTTTCGCaacagtatgttgcaatagactattgcTATCGCCCTCAACAGTGCCTGCTAAATAAGTCAGTGAGCATGGTGTTTGTCATGGTGTTGTTTTGTCATGCTGGGGGATGCCCTCAACTCACAACTGTGGGGAAGTCATGCCTTTTGGTTTACACTTCATGAATGATGTTTCTATTATCTTACCCTTTTTGGGTTTGCTATAAGCATAACTTGTGTGATGGCTGCAGGGGGTAAGATGGGGTTGTATGCTGGGAGGTCCGAGGCTGAGGGGGGCTGCAGCTTCACCTTCATCACCTAGGGGCAGAACAGTGCATGGAATAACATCACCAACATCAACTACATCACCTAGCAGAATGGAAATAACATCACCAACATCAACTTCATCACCTAGCAGAATGGAAATAACATCACCAACATCAACTTCATCACCTGGCAGAATGGAAATAACATCACCAACATCAACTTCATCACCTGGCAGAATGGAAACAACATCACCAACATCAACTACATCAGCTGACAGAATGGAAATAACATCACTAACATCAACTATACAACTTCATCCCCATTGACTAACATCAAGTACATTCAGTACTAACTGCTAGGGCTGTCATGAAGCATTGAACTattgatggattgcaattgttgaatCTCTCATAGTAATTAATTGATAGTAGAAATgaaaaattattgagaatcgtGTTGCAATAGTtggcaatagactatcgctataaCAATAGTTGATTCCCCATCAATAGTCACCCCTACAAATTACTACTTCTCTatatagtggaagctgtcaaacctgtgactcattgggactgaagaaataatctgggctcatttgcacaaaacgatcttaacgctacaatgattgtaactcccattctccaacagaGGCTTAATGTCAgtatatttgaacatttactTTTATTATCTGAGTTTAATAGTATGCCTATGCTGTATTTACCATGACTGCAATATGTAAGTGCGTATGGGTTTGGTGGATGGATGGTCCATGTTGGGAACTTTATACCTCTGCACTATTGCATGTATGTACGATTGTACgtatgcgtgtgcatgtgtttgcGCACGTGTGTGTTGCAAGTCGTgttgggatgtgtgtgtgtatggcaTACAGGTATGgtatgtaatgtatgtaatgtatgtttgATCCAGTGTCTCATAAGCCAACTGGCCAGGTGCTGTTTTCAATATAtggtaatatgtatatatactttatatCACAGCATGAGACacttaaataaaataattttcttcttcttcttcttcttaagaaagtcgtagcgctaagatcgctttgtgcaagtaggCCCTGGTTTGGACAATGTGCCAGTTGTGACAGCTTCCTCTGTATAAATGTGCTCCTAACTTTGACTTATAACTACTGCTGTGCTACCAGATAAGACTTAGCTTACTTTTGGCACAGCTGCCTGGAAAACAAACTTCTTGATTggacttgtgttggtggacagagtTGAGAGGACCATGACAAGCACATCTGGACGTGGCTTGTCTGTTGCCAAATGGATGACAGTCTTCACACTGTTCTTGTCATACGCTGTCACAGGGGCAATGTCTGTGGCTGCAGATAACATTGTTGGACAGATTGTCATTCTATAGCAGCTGCTCTGATCATTGCACTTGGAACATGCCAAAGTTAAACCAACAAGTTCATAGATCATCGACCAAAATTGGAAATCAAAGGCTGCCACAGCTGCTATAACGCCCATATTCTTATTTTTGTGCTTCTCATCCCCAACTGACCCTTTTAATTTTATTGCACAATAAATTGCCCACAGTTTGTGCCACTTCGATTGTAAAAGCAAAATGTTGACAATTAATTGTCAAATATGACTTCAATGACTCAATAATGTGGGTGTTGCTGTGCATGATAAGGTGGTAATGTGATCGGAAATTGTATGTGTATAGAATGACGTTTTCTCTTCTGTTACTATAAACAGTTTTAATGAATGAACATGGGACGGAATGTAATCAATTAAAATGAAGTCAAAGATCATTCTATTGTGTTTTCTCTGACATCAGATGCCTTCTAATGGAAGTGTTTATCCATGCTACAATGCACTATGTTGCATCCCAGTAACTGTCTTGAGTACTCAGCTGATGGCATGTCTTAATGATAAAATTGTCTTTTATAGGTTACTACAATGTTCTGCTGTTAGTTTGAAGATTTAAGAACAAATGTTTTTAAGCATCTGAAAAAAACCCCTAAAACATGATGAACACTGTTCAGTGCAATCCACACTGAATTTTGCAAGTTTATGTGATTAACCTGAACTCAAAAGTGGATTTGTTGATACACTATTTTCGATGACGTGAAGACATGTGATTGCTAGATAACGTTTTTGTGTGAGCCATGGATCACGCCGTGGTAGAACTGAATCAGCAGTATCGTAAAGAGTATCACTGCGAGAGATgactatatatatttcagatgtCACCCAAAACGTCATTACAGACTATAAACACATCTGGTCATTTATCTCACCTGGTTTAATATTTTCTAGGGGAACAAAGATGTCTGtcaggggaagtaactcttgtGGTGCAACATTCCCAGGAAGGATGGGATTGACTATTGCTGTAGACTGTGAAGATGagttctgattggctaatgtcAGTAATGTAGGCTGTGAGCCTGGTGTTGATTGGCTTGCAGCAGACACTGCAGCAAGTTGATTCATGGTCATCTTCTTTGGTGTTGTTCTGAAAGATGGAAGACTTCAATGATGACAGGGTATGAATGTTAACTACTCTCTTATCCACTGACAGTGAGAAAGAGAAAAAACATTTGCATCATTATTTATTCACTGTGTGGTGCATCCTTCAAAAACCTgggagaagagagagagagaaaagaaaacttACTGTTGTGGGGGGAAGTGATTGCGCTGCTCCTTGCCACCCAGGCTTTGTTGAAGAAGATTCTGACCCAGGAGGTCAAGGTCAGCCATGGCTGTCACTGGTACCTTCTGTGATGACACGCCAGGTGAAGCACTTGAGGCCTGAACCCCTGCTGGTATCAACAGTCATGTGCTCTGGTAAATAGGCTTTAATACCCAACAGTCTTTAAACTCAACTGGACAAATGACCCATTCCATTTTGCTATGTGTCATTGTTGTTTATCAATCTGTAGAAATTATCAGTGGCAGCAAATGGCTGAAGCCCTGGTAAAATATCAAGAACTCATGTTGTAACAAAAAATGAGTTATTTCCCTTGCTTGCTGGAAACCAGGACACATTGGCATGTTCATTAGTTTTGGTGGGTGACGGTTTCAACAAGACTGGCTGTGatgacatatactgaacagcaaaagaaactcaagttttgaaaagtgaaatctcataaaattaAGCGTTCATGTCTCTGTCTtacttttcttttgctgttcagtatatgtaggAGCAACACAATGCAATTTGTAGCCTATTTCCTGCCAGCTTCCCAGGCTATTCAGTTTGAAGAACAGACACAGGTCTGTTTCAAGACATTTGAACATGAATTAAGGACACTTCTGAATAATACACTGACATACATTGAATGACTTTTCACCTATTGACCCACTTTACTGCCCTTAATGATTCAATAATGAttcttaaaatgaaaacaatgtgtTGGATAAAGGGAGTTGATTATTCATTAATCTTGAGTCATTCCGTTTCAATCTTACTACAATTTACTCTCAGGTTTTCTATGGTACCTTGTGCTACTGGTGCTACAGGCTGTTGCAGTTGCCCAAATGGCGACACACCAGGCTGCTGGCCCACTGCTGGCATCATGACAGGGAATGTCGCCGCTGCCCCCATGACTGGTGCTGTACCAGCGGCAAACATGCTCCCTGTTGGCATGGCTTGTGACACAGCTGGCTGTGGGGGTTGGGAAACTGACTGGAAAAgggttgtaaatgtttgtaggATGTGTTTGTCTACTTTGTTGGCaacattttcatcatttctTGGTGTATGATTTGTTACAGCTATAGGCATAGATGCCTCTTGATAAATGTTAACAGCTGATCATGCGAAAGGAGATGATTACTGGGTGACAAACTTATTGTATGGAAATTGGTTCTTGGAAAGATTGGAAATTGGAAGATTCAGAATGAAATCATAtaattttttttgtaatttgtttgaGAAAACTCTAGAACCTTCCAAGACACACCAGGACTTTCTAGACCTCTGACAAAGAACAGACAtccaaaaatatttcatcaagagtcagaaaaacaaattcaaggcatcaatgttgatcactgtattgtctgctccagactcaattatttgcagacctcCATTAAGTTGGCATAGTGCAGAGGGCAGTGTAGAACTCAGGCACTAGTTACAATCTGTGTGAAGTACCTGTTGGGCAGCAGCTCCAAATATATCATCTAGTTCACTGAGGACTGAGCTGTCAGATGCCTGTGTTCCGGACACTTTCTTGTCATCCAGACCTGTTGGAAAGTGGGAGCCATGTGTCACATTACAATCAATGGCACTACTCCATGGCTTATACCTCCTTACAACATACTAATGCTCATAGCAGTTAAAAAGCACCTCCTTTGGTTTTCTTTCAACACAAGAAAACATTACAACAGTCACATAATACGAGTAAAAGGAGCATCTTAGGTACAGATCAATAAATGatacaaatatttcttttcccTTATGGAACTGGTATGGCAGCTCAGTATTTacagtgttcacttgtcacgctgaagacacgggtttgattccccaaataggtacaatgtgtagagctcatttctggtgtcgcctgccatgatattgttggaatattgcaaaaagctaTGTACAACCATATGCACTTCCTCTTTTCCCTTATGATATGCAACAAAGAGAAAACAGAAACCCCTTGTGAGGAAGCAACCTGAATACATCTTAAGCAGCAACAGGCAATCTCCACCACCACATGATCAACATAAGAAAGCAGGAGGTCTAAGGACAAGACTTAGTAACAACGCAGTTTAACTGTCATAATGCATAACAAAAACATCCAACTTTCCCTATTCTTTTATGAACTAGATAAACTACCTAATGCCTGGAACTCGCCCTCCAAGATGGCTGTAGAGGTGGAGGTTGCTGACTGGTCAGGTCTAGCAGCTCTGCTAGGTGAGGATTCAAAGTTGAGATCCAGTAACGAGGAGGCATCTGTGAGGAGGATTATAGATGGGGATCACTATTTAGGAGTCGTATCTTGAGGGTGCTTAGTGGCCACTTTCATAGCACCACACTTGACAGCAATATAAGCATACATTGcaattttattaaaatctaaatattttagatatttaaatacttaccttaccataggtcttatgcatattacctcaagcttcgctagaagagatcagacagtcgttgattcgccattccctagatggctacctcatgtaatctacgaatgtagtcacggaagtgacgtgatctccccactcgcgcaagcgcgaacaatccaaaaatcacttttactggcaacaggaaggtccgaagagtccagagtggggaggagcatccagcgttgggagggagtcaccgccctatggtaaggtaagtatttaaatatctaaaatatttagattttaataaatttttaacttaccttaccataggtcttatgcatatggcttcgacagatggatggtggtgtggactccagaggaccatccctcagcaaccagtgcacatgcattaggagaacctgggagacccatgtcaacagtcacaggacaaacctggaagcaggacaaagagtaaccctagggaactccaaagaaaaaaccgacgcaccctgaaggtgaggttaatcttaagaccaacggtAAGAAACAGTGTTATTACCTAAAGGGCGGCCGGCCGGGTAAGTTGCTGGGCAACCACCAACGGACTGtagtc
The nucleotide sequence above comes from Haliotis asinina isolate JCU_RB_2024 chromosome 5, JCU_Hal_asi_v2, whole genome shotgun sequence. Encoded proteins:
- the LOC137283306 gene encoding ADP-ribosylation factor-binding protein GGA1-like isoform X1; translation: MAEERETLESVLNKATNPAQRDEDWDFIMAFCDKVNHELEGPQFAVRLLAHKIQSPQERESLFALTTLEACVKNCGRRFHQEIGKFRFLNEIIKVVSPKYLGSKTTEKVKKRCIEILYSWSKGLTHESKIQEAYTMLKTQGIVKEDPTYVDTTFDIPPERPRNAVFEDDEKAKLLSKLLKSKNPDDLQAANRLIKNMVKEDAAKTEKISRRINELETISNNVKLLTEMMAIYDKNTTTQAEKDMMKELHATLEKLRPNLFRLASDVDEKDSDGINDILKANDTVMKTMGEYKSKVEGVHEGDWAHGKDASSLLDLNFESSPSRAARPDQSATSTSTAILEGEFQALGLDDKKVSGTQASDSSVLSELDDIFGAAAQQSVSQPPQPAVSQAMPTGSMFAAGTAPVMGAAATFPVMMPAVGQQPGVSPFGQLQQPVAPVAQAGVQASSASPGVSSQKVPVTAMADLDLLGQNLLQQSLGGKEQRNHFPPQQTTPKKMTMNQLAAVSAASQSTPGSQPTLLTLANQNSSSQSTAIVNPILPGNVAPQELLPLTDIFVPLENIKPATDIAPVTAYDKNSVKTVIHLATDKPRPDVLVMVLSTLSTNTSPIKKFVFQAAVPKVMKVKLQPPSASDLPAYNPILPPAAITQVMLIANPKREKIRLKYKVTYSLNENSVTDTGDIDTIPSL
- the LOC137283306 gene encoding ADP-ribosylation factor-binding protein GGA1-like isoform X2 yields the protein MAEERETLESVLNKATNPAQRDEDWDFIMAFCDKVNHELEGPQFAVRLLAHKIQSPQERESLFALTTLEACVKNCGRRFHQEIGKFRFLNEIIKVVSPKYLGSKTTEKVKKRCIEILYSWSKGLTHESKIQEAYTMLKTQGIVKEDPTYVDTTFDIPPERPRNAVFEDDEKAKLLSKLLKSKNPDDLQAANRLIKNMVKEDAAKTEKISRRINELETISNNVKLLTEMMAIYDKNTTTQAEKDMMKELHATLEKLRPNLFRLASDVDEKDSDGINDILKANDTVMKTMGEYKSKVEGVHEGDWAHGKDASSLLDLNFESSPSRAARPDQSATSTSTAILEGEFQALGLDDKKVSGTQASDSSVLSELDDIFGAAAQQSVSQPPQPAVSQAMPTGSMFAAGTAPVMGAAATFPVMMPAVGQQPGVSPFGQLQQPVAPVAQGVQASSASPGVSSQKVPVTAMADLDLLGQNLLQQSLGGKEQRNHFPPQQTTPKKMTMNQLAAVSAASQSTPGSQPTLLTLANQNSSSQSTAIVNPILPGNVAPQELLPLTDIFVPLENIKPATDIAPVTAYDKNSVKTVIHLATDKPRPDVLVMVLSTLSTNTSPIKKFVFQAAVPKVMKVKLQPPSASDLPAYNPILPPAAITQVMLIANPKREKIRLKYKVTYSLNENSVTDTGDIDTIPSL